A region of Carassius auratus strain Wakin chromosome 23, ASM336829v1, whole genome shotgun sequence DNA encodes the following proteins:
- the LOC113041257 gene encoding formin-like protein 13, whose product MDNRKTVHVPQLSNEMQLNVMNWVKSGQMSIDEALMRANNGMLHKQRNPEPEEKQSRYNFSVRKFNRYIWQKRVLQIDFSTSLLCSIEKGIVKRQLCFSEVKNCHDAPGTRFSISFRDRSDYELEAASLEDKQQIMQLVNQVIFNNIYSLLENVNSVEMQTEHLPPTPDSLKEGHLLLQRGGLASFKWKKYEANLQPGQLTLFPVIQQSSSSHAGVSVSSSDFVWSLSDIYTSVDDMRCTGGDGAALVIHLSDGNVRVDIPCNTDTFTLHNDKNDFVLRIPKSDHITPEAIKNERDAWVKAIKQLCVDWKRKSHLEHFYEAPEKDLKDVTESESKTPDNHEPLAPPPVPPSLRPRLPRTSPIVPAAFSAAPDPETASLEASEAEPQPTLTAQNRAVHKPDRTPSAVPVTSPEATCSSPAPFVLPPPLPVPSAVPGPVPPAPLPPPLPIKSKPLSERTKAFHWDLVAQDKIEKSMWSCRNPRKIDIDTSRLYELFGVKDTARIARSESISTMEIMLNSKIAHNFNIFLRSFPVHPKELKDKLLIINEEEGGLSDEHIASLRRYMPTPDDTEMYKSHKGDPSELHVVDQYMMEMCNIPNLSARLDLLLTLRELPICMEDLTPLIIQKIRMCQQLWACDSFVSVLEYLLAVGNYLNQNAGKDRAKGFRLSCLTKVGPATASK is encoded by the exons ATGGATAACAGAAAGACAGTGCATGTTCCTCAG CTTAGCAACGAAATGCAGCTGAATGTCATGAACTGGGTGAAATCAGGCCAAATGAGTATCGATGAAGCTCTGATGCGGGCTAACAATGGCATGTTGCACAAGCAGAGGAACCCTGAGCCGGAG GAAAAACAGTCACGGTACAACTTCAGTGTCCGTAAGTTCAACCGGTACATATGGCAGAAACGGGTGTTGCAG ATTGATTTCAGCACAAGCCTTTTGTGCAGCATCGAGAAAGGCATTGTGAAACGACAGCTCTGTTTTTCTGAGGTGAAAAACTGCCACGATGCACCAGGTACCAGGTTCTCGATTTCGTTTAGAGATCGTTCTGACTATGAGCTGGAAGCGGCGTCCTTAGAGGACAAGCAGCAG ATCATGCAGCTGGTAAATCAGGTCATCTTCAATAACATCTACAGCCTTCTTGAGAATGTGAACTCAGTTGAAATGCAAACTGAACACCTGCCTCCAACTCCTGACAGCCTCAAAGAGGGTCACCTACTACTGCAGAGAGGAGGACTGGCATCATTCAAATGGAAGAA ATATGAGGCTAATCTTCAGCCTGGTCAGCTGACCTTGTTCCCAGTCATTCAGCAGTCTTCCAGCAGTCACGCAGGTGTGTCTGTTTCCTCCAGCGATTTTGTCTGGAGTCTCTCAGACATTTACACCAGTGTGGATGATATGAGGTGTACTGGGGGTGATGGGGCAGCTCTTGTCATCCATCTGTCCGACGGTAATGTCAGGGTGGACATCCCCTGCAACACAGACACCTTCACGCTGCACAACGACAAGAATGACTTTGT GTTGCGAATACCAAAAAGTGACCACATAACCCCAGAGGCTATAAAAAATGAGCGAGATGCCTGGGTCAAAGCGATCAAACAGCTATGTGTGGACTGGAAAAGAAAGTCACATCTTGAACACTTCTATGAAGCCCCGGAAAAAGATCTCAAGGATGTTACAGAGTCAGAAAGTAAGACTCCGGACAACCACGAGCCGCTTGCACCTCCACCGGTGCCACCTTCATTGAGACCACGCTTGCCCAGAACATCCCCGATTGTTCCTGCAGCTTTTTCAGCAGCACCAGACCCAGAAACGGCTTCCCTGGAAGCATCAGAAGCAGAACCGCAGCCAACCCTTACAGCACAGAACAGAGCTGTGCACAAGCCAGACCGGACGCCCTCAGCAGTGCCCGTGACCTCACCAGAAGCCACGTGCTCATCACCGGCTCCGTTTGTTTTGCCCCCGCCGTTGCCTGTGCCATCAGCAGTGCCAGGTCCTGTCCCTCCTGCCCCTTTGCCCCCTCCGCTGCCCATCAAATCCAAGCCGCTTTCAGAGAGGACAAAAGCTTTTCACTGGGACCTGGTGGCTCAGGATAAG ATAGAGAAGTCGATGTGGTCTTGCAGGAACCCCAGGAAGATTGACATTGACACCTCGCGTTTGTATGAGCTGTTTGGAGTGAAAGACACGGCACGCATTGCAAGATCAGAGTCCATCAGTACTATGGAAATCATGTTAAACTCAAAGATCGCTCACAACTTCA ATATTTTTCTCAGAAGTTTCCCTGTGCATCCAAAAGAGCTCAAGGACAAATTATTGATTATAAATGAAGAGGAAGGGGGTCTCTCTGACGAGCATATTGCCTCTCTCAGGAG ATACATGCCCACCCCAGATGACACTGAGATGTATAAATCACACAAAGGAGACCCGAGTGAGCTGCATGTGGTGGACCAGTACATGATGGAG ATGTGCAACATCCCTAACCTCAGCGCCCGTCTGGACCTGCTGCTCACATTGCGAGAGCTGCCCATCTGTATGGAGGACCTCACACCG